A single genomic interval of Pan paniscus chromosome 18, NHGRI_mPanPan1-v2.0_pri, whole genome shotgun sequence harbors:
- the LOC100989938 gene encoding putative uncharacterized protein FLJ32790 produces the protein MAAKSTQDSLPRDTGEPSALPVQGRAEGRSSEGRKERTAECALRGKQASEPALRKRNFLPGPNSDTVRPAAETELVPCSLRHPRQDLCGEHPSFPVMQPSLETQAKPERDRAVLIPPKGPWPPAQGLAMRAHCPTGPPSKAYCRGGSSSTSRNQVASLAYRTQNTAASQPRQPGRRGKEDTAGYGSCSPRSLAV, from the exons ATGGCCGCTAAGTCAACTCAGGACTCCCTACCCCGAGACACAGGGGAGCCCTCAGCACTGCCTGTACAAGGGAGGGCGGAGGGAAGGAGCAGTGAAGGACGGAAGGAACGCACTGCTGAGTGTGCTCTGCGTGGCAAGCAGGCTTCAGAGCCTGCTCTTCGCAAGAGGAA CTTTCTGCCTGGCCCAAACAGTGACACTGTGAGGCCTGCTGCAGAGACTGAGCTGGTGCCCTGCAGCCTCAGACACCCACGGCAGGACCTGTGTGGAGAGCACCCATCCTTCCCAGTCATGCAGCCTAGCCTAGAGACACAAGCAAAGCCAGAACGAGACAGGGCAGTGCTCATACCCCCCAAAGGACCATGGCCCCCTGCACAGGGTCTAGCCATGAGGGCCCACTGCCCAACAGGTCCTCCTTCAAAAGCATATTGCAGAGGCGGCAGCAGCTCCACCAGCAGGAATCAGGTTGCCAGCTTAGCCTATCGAACACAAAACACTGCTGCTTCCCAGCCACGTCAAccaggaagaagagggaaagaggatACAGCTGGATATGGAAGCTGCAGCCCCAGAAGTTTggctgtgtga